From a region of the Budorcas taxicolor isolate Tak-1 chromosome 9, Takin1.1, whole genome shotgun sequence genome:
- the LOC128053299 gene encoding trace amine-associated receptor 6: MSNSSPTAAVHLCYEHLNGSCVKTPYSPASRVILYMVYGSGAVLAMFGNLLVMTAILHFKQLHSPTNFLIASLACADFLVGVTVMPFSMVRSVESCWYFGRTFCTFHTCFDAAFCYSSLFHLSFISIDRYIAVTDPLVYPTKFTVSVSGICISISWILPLTYSGAVFYTGANENGLEELSSALNCVGGCQTVVNQNWVLVDFLSFFIPTLVMIILYSNIFLVARHQAKKIENTGSKTGSSSDSYKSRVAKRERKAAKTLGITVIAFMISWLPYSIDSLIDAFMGFITPAYIYEICCWCAYYNSAMNPLIYALFYPWFRKAIKVIVSGRVFKNSSGSMNLSSE; the protein is encoded by the coding sequence ATGAGCAACTCGTCTCCCACTGCAGCTGTGCACCTCTGCTACGAGCACCTGAATGGATCCTGTGTGAAAACCCCCTACTCACCCGCATCCCGCGTGATTCTGTACATGGTGTATGGCTCTGGGGCTGTCCTGGCCATGTTTGGAAACCTCCTGGTGATGACTGCCATCCTTCATTTCAAGCAGCTGCACTCACCAACCAATTTTCTCATCGCCTCTCTGGCCTGTGCAGACTTTCTGGTGGGAGTGACTGTGATGCCCTTCAGCATGGTCAGGTCTGTGGAGAGCTGCTGGTACTTTGGGCGAACTTTCTGCACTTTTCACACATGCTTTGATGCAGCATTCTGTTACTCTTCTCTCTTCCACCTGTCCTTCATCTCCATCGACAGGTACATTGCTGTTACTGACCCTCTGGTCTATCCCACCAAGTTCACGGTGTCTGTGTCAGGGATATgcatcagcatctcctggatCCTGCCCCTTACTTACAGTGGTGCCGTGTTCTACACGGGTGCCAATGAGAATGGGCTTGAGGAATTGTCTAGTGCCCTCAACTGTGTAGGAGGTTGCCAGACAGTTGTAAATCAAAACTGGGTATTGGTAGATTTTCTGTCCTTCTTTATACCTACCCTTGTCATGATAATTCTCTACAGTAATATTTTCCTTGTGGCCAGACATCAGGCTAAAAAGATTGAAAATACTGGTAGCAAAACAGGGTCATCATCAGACAGTTACAAATCCAGAGTagccaagagagagagaaaagcggCTAAAACCCTGGGTATCACGGTCATAGCATTCATGATTTCGTGGTTACCATACAGTATTGACTCATTAATTGATGCCTTTATGGGCTTCATAACCCCGGCCTATATTTATGAGATTTGCTGTTGGTGTGCTTATTACAACTCAGCCATGAACCCCTTGATCTATGCTTTATTTTACCCTTGGTTTAGGAAAGCCATCAAAGTCATTGTGAGTGGTCGGGTTTTCAAGAATAGTTCTGGGAGCATGAATTTGTCCTCTGAATAA
- the LOC128053307 gene encoding trace amine-associated receptor 7a-like: MSSASPSAAAVQLCYEHLNGSCVKTPYSPAPRLILYTVFSFGAVLAVFGNLLVMISILHFKQLHSPTNFLIASLACADFLVGVTVMPFSTVRSVESCWYFGQRYCQLHSCFEGSFCYTSIYHLCFISLDRYIAVTDPLVYPTRFTVSVSGMCIVFSWLFPIIYTFSLLGTGANAAGLEDLVSALTCVGGCQIAVNQSWVLVNFLLFFIPTLVMIVLYSKIFLIAKQQARKIENLNNKTGRCSESFQDRVAKRERKAARTLGVAVLAFLISWLPYFLDSIIDAFLGFITPTYIYEILVWIAYYNSAMNPLIYAYFYPWFQKAIKLIVTGKVLRQNSSTVNLFSG; this comes from the coding sequence ATGAGCAGTGCGTCTCCTTCTGCTGCAGCTGTGCAGCTCTGCTACGAGCACCTGAACGGATCCTGTGTGAAAACCCCCTACTCACCAGCTCCCCGCCTCATCCTGTACACAGTGTTCAGCTTTGGAGCTGTGCTGGCTGTATTTGGAAATCTCCTGGTGATGATTTCCATTCTCCACTTCAAGCAGCTGCATTCTCCTACCAACTTCCTGATTGCTTCTCTGGCCTGTGCAGACTTCTTGGTGGGAGTGACTGTGATGCCCTTCAGCACAGTGAGGTCCGTGGAGAGCTGCTGGTACTTTGGGCAGCGTTACTGTCAACTCCACTCTTGTTTTGAAGGCTCATTCTGTTACACTTCCATCTACCACTTGTGCTTTATCTCTCTGGACAGATACATTGCTGTCACTGACCCCCTGGTCTATCCAACCAGGTTCACTGTGTCTGTTTCTGGCATGTGTATTGTCTTCTCTTGGCTCTTTCCCATTATTTATACTTTTTCCCTTCTTGGCACAGGAGCAAATGCAGCTGGACTGGAGGATCTAGTAAGTGCTCTCACCTGTGTGGGAGGCTGTCAAATTGCAGTGAATCAGAGTTGGGTATTGgtgaattttctattatttttcatccCCACCCTTGTCATGATAGTTCTGTACTCCAAGATTTTCCTCATTGCTAAACAGCAGGCTAGAAAAATTGAGAATCTGAACAACAAGACTGGGCGATGCTCAGAGAGCTTCCAAGACAGAGTGgccaagagggagagaaaggcagCAAGAACCCTGGGCGTCGCAGTGCTGGCGTTTCTCATCTCCTGGCTGCCTTACTTCCTGGATTCCATCATTGATGCCTTCCTAGGTTTCATCACTCCCAcgtatatttatgaaatattggtTTGGATTGCTTATTATAACTCAGCTATGAATCCCTTGATTTATGCTTACTTTTATCCTTGGTTTCAAAAAGCCATCAAACTCATTGTCACTGGCAAAGTCTTGAGACAGAATTCCTCGACAGTAAATTTATTTTCTGGGTAA
- the LOC128053297 gene encoding trace amine-associated receptor 7a-like — MSSASPAAAVQLCYEHLNGSCVKTPYSPAPRLILYTVFSFGAVLAVFGNLLVMISILHFKQLHSPANFLITSLACADFLVGVTVMPFSTVRSVESCWYFGESYCQLHSCFNGSFCYASIYHLCFISLDRYIAVTDPLVYPTRFTVSVSGMCIVFSWLFPIIYTFSLLGTGANAAGLEDLVSALTCVGGCQIAVNQSWVLVNFLLFFIPTLVMIVLYSKIFFIAKQQARKIENLSSKTGRCSESFQDRVAKRERKAARTLGIAVLAFLISWLPYFLDSIIDAFLGFITPTYVYEILVWIAYYNSAMNPLIYAFFYPWFRKAIKLIVTGKVLREDSSTINLFSE, encoded by the coding sequence ATGAGCAGTGCGTCTCCTGCTGCAGCTGTGCAGCTCTGCTACGAGCACCTGAACGGATCCTGTGTGAAAACCCCCTACTCACCAGCTCCCCGCCTCATCCTGTACACAGTGTTCAGCTTTGGAGCTGTGCTGGCTGTATTTGGAAATCTCCTGGTGATGATTTCCATTCTCCACTTCAAGCAGCTGCATTCGCCAGCCAATTTCTTGATCACCTCCCTGGCCTGTGCAGACTTCTTGGTGGGAGTGACTGTGATGCCCTTCAGCACAGTGAGGTCCGTGGAGAGCTGCTGGTACTTTGGGGAGAGTTACTGTCAGCTCCACTCTTGTTTTAATGGGTCATTCTGTTATGCTTCCATCTACCACTTGTGCTTTATCTCTCTGGACAGGTACATTGCTGTCACTGACCCCCTGGTCTATCCAACCAGGTTCACTGTGTCTGTTTCTGGCATGTGTATTGTCTTCTCTTGGCTCTTTCCCATTATTTATACTTTTTCCCTTCTTGGCACAGGAGCGAATGCAGCTGGACTGGAGGATCTAGTAAGTGCTCTCACTTGTGTGGGAGGCTGTCAAATTGCAGTGAATCAGAGTTGGGTATTGgtgaattttctattatttttcatccCCACCCTTGTCATGATAGTTCTGTACTCCAAGATTTTCTTCATTGCTAAACAGCAGGCTAGAAAAATTGAGAATTTGAGCAGTAAGACTGGGCGATGCTCAGAGAGCTTCCAAGACAGAGTGgccaagagggagagaaaggcagCAAGAACCCTGGGCATCGCAGTGCTGGCGTTTCTCATCTCCTGGCTGCCTTACTTCCTGGATTCCATAATTGATGCCTTCCTAGGTTTCATCACTCCCACTTATGTTTATGAAATATTGGTTTGGATTGCTTATTATAACTCAGCTATGAACCCCTTGATTTATGCGTTCTTTTATCCTTGGTTTCGAAAAGCCATCAAACTCATCGTCACAGGCAAAGTCTTGAGAGAGGATTCCTCaacaataaatttgttttctgaatag